One window of Triticum dicoccoides isolate Atlit2015 ecotype Zavitan chromosome 5A, WEW_v2.0, whole genome shotgun sequence genomic DNA carries:
- the LOC119301417 gene encoding FAD synthetase, chloroplastic-like isoform X2 → MERGGTAALACTFRSSSSPSPVSHCSPLLRPRRRPPAAAGAPHFLPPAGRRFSQNRFLDTSKGLKRHSLTTFSPFGRPSVSLNDADLVKDKMLIDCGEEQDCVLDGIVALGKFDALHIGHRELAMHASKSGNPFLLSFVGMAEVLGWEYRPPIVAHCDRKRVLLSWAPYCRNVVPLEYQVEFAKVRYLTPRQFVERLSTDLRIKGVVAGENYRFGYKASGDAAELVKLCEEFGSSAFIVRSVMDTAKGSYNGATPAVNSSDKGQVSSSRVRKALSVGDIEYVSKLLGRKHRLVLTVTECPIKERKNIIVPKSCMVNMPPADGFYENCELFNGGYLGLCRVAINAETIDIEMKDESSLSPDNFQEVKQLGIEFG, encoded by the exons ATGGAGCGGGGCGGCACCGCCGCGCTCGCCTGCAccttccgctcctcctcctccccctctccggtTTCCCACTGCTCGCCTCTCCTCCGCCCCCGTAGACGCCCGCCCGCGGCCGCCGGGGCTCCTCACTTCCTCCCGCCAGCCGGCCGGCGCTTCAG TCAAAATAGGTTTTTAGACACAAGCAAGGGGCTTAAGCGGCACTCATTGACGACATTCAGCCCATTTGGGCGTCCATCGGTTAGTCTGAACGATGCAGATTTAGTAAAAGATAAGATGCTAATTGATTGTGGAGAAGAGCAAGACTGTGTGCTTG ATGGGATAGTTGCCTTGGGAAAATTTGATGCCCTTCACATTGGCCACCGGGAACTAGCCATGCATGCTTCTAAATCAGGAaatccttttcttctttcttttgttGGAATGGCTGAAGTTCTTGGCTGGGAGTATAG GCCTCCCATAGTTGCTCATTGTGATCGGAAGCGAGTCCTTTTGTCTTGGGCTCCATATTGTAGAAATGTGGTGCCTCTTGAATATCAAGTTGAGTTTGCAAAGGTCAGGTACCTAACTCCACGCCAGTTTGTTGAGAGGTTATCAACGGATCTTAGAATAAAAGGTGTTGTAGCAG GTGAAAACTACAGATTCGGGTACAAAGCATCTGGTGATGCAGCTGAGTTAGTGAAACTGTGTGAGGAATTCggttcaagtgcatttattgtacgGTCTGTCATGGACACCGCAAAGGGATCTTATAATGGAGCAACACCTGCTGTAAATTCAAGCGATAAAGGACAGGTGTCTTCTAGTCGTGTTCGCAAAGCTTTGTCGGTTGGTGACATTGAATACGTCTCCAAGTTACTTGGGAGGAAACACCGCCTTGTGCTAACTGTGACCGAATGCCCCATTAAGGAACGGAAAAACATTATAGTCCCGAAATCTTGCATGGTTAACATGCCACCAGCCGATGGATTCTACGAGAACTGTGAGCTCTTCAATGGAGGGTATCTTGGACTATGCAGGGTGGCCATTAACGCAGAGACCATTGATATCGAGATGAAAGATGAGAGCAGTTTGTCACCAGACAATTTTCAAGAAGTTAAACAACTAGGTATTGAGTTTGGGTGA
- the LOC119301417 gene encoding FAD synthetase, chloroplastic-like isoform X1: MERGGTAALACTFRSSSSPSPVSHCSPLLRPRRRPPAAAGAPHFLPPAGRRFSYCSQNRFLDTSKGLKRHSLTTFSPFGRPSVSLNDADLVKDKMLIDCGEEQDCVLDGIVALGKFDALHIGHRELAMHASKSGNPFLLSFVGMAEVLGWEYRPPIVAHCDRKRVLLSWAPYCRNVVPLEYQVEFAKVRYLTPRQFVERLSTDLRIKGVVAGENYRFGYKASGDAAELVKLCEEFGSSAFIVRSVMDTAKGSYNGATPAVNSSDKGQVSSSRVRKALSVGDIEYVSKLLGRKHRLVLTVTECPIKERKNIIVPKSCMVNMPPADGFYENCELFNGGYLGLCRVAINAETIDIEMKDESSLSPDNFQEVKQLGIEFG, from the exons ATGGAGCGGGGCGGCACCGCCGCGCTCGCCTGCAccttccgctcctcctcctccccctctccggtTTCCCACTGCTCGCCTCTCCTCCGCCCCCGTAGACGCCCGCCCGCGGCCGCCGGGGCTCCTCACTTCCTCCCGCCAGCCGGCCGGCGCTTCAG CTACTGCAGTCAAAATAGGTTTTTAGACACAAGCAAGGGGCTTAAGCGGCACTCATTGACGACATTCAGCCCATTTGGGCGTCCATCGGTTAGTCTGAACGATGCAGATTTAGTAAAAGATAAGATGCTAATTGATTGTGGAGAAGAGCAAGACTGTGTGCTTG ATGGGATAGTTGCCTTGGGAAAATTTGATGCCCTTCACATTGGCCACCGGGAACTAGCCATGCATGCTTCTAAATCAGGAaatccttttcttctttcttttgttGGAATGGCTGAAGTTCTTGGCTGGGAGTATAG GCCTCCCATAGTTGCTCATTGTGATCGGAAGCGAGTCCTTTTGTCTTGGGCTCCATATTGTAGAAATGTGGTGCCTCTTGAATATCAAGTTGAGTTTGCAAAGGTCAGGTACCTAACTCCACGCCAGTTTGTTGAGAGGTTATCAACGGATCTTAGAATAAAAGGTGTTGTAGCAG GTGAAAACTACAGATTCGGGTACAAAGCATCTGGTGATGCAGCTGAGTTAGTGAAACTGTGTGAGGAATTCggttcaagtgcatttattgtacgGTCTGTCATGGACACCGCAAAGGGATCTTATAATGGAGCAACACCTGCTGTAAATTCAAGCGATAAAGGACAGGTGTCTTCTAGTCGTGTTCGCAAAGCTTTGTCGGTTGGTGACATTGAATACGTCTCCAAGTTACTTGGGAGGAAACACCGCCTTGTGCTAACTGTGACCGAATGCCCCATTAAGGAACGGAAAAACATTATAGTCCCGAAATCTTGCATGGTTAACATGCCACCAGCCGATGGATTCTACGAGAACTGTGAGCTCTTCAATGGAGGGTATCTTGGACTATGCAGGGTGGCCATTAACGCAGAGACCATTGATATCGAGATGAAAGATGAGAGCAGTTTGTCACCAGACAATTTTCAAGAAGTTAAACAACTAGGTATTGAGTTTGGGTGA